One Actinomycetota bacterium DNA segment encodes these proteins:
- a CDS encoding rhodanese-like domain-containing protein — MNKSKAVLWIVAAVLIAVVGFLVLKPASAGVQNIDAKELATLVDEGVTVLDVRTAGEFAAGHVPGAVNIPIDQLSTGLGALDNSKPVAVYCATGARSSQALSVLQAAGFATVYHLAQGILTWDGPVERGESLAATSTPQATSTPVLYEFFTDW, encoded by the coding sequence ATGAACAAATCGAAAGCGGTGCTTTGGATCGTAGCCGCAGTTCTCATCGCCGTTGTCGGGTTCCTCGTCTTGAAGCCCGCGAGCGCGGGAGTACAGAACATCGACGCCAAGGAACTCGCCACGCTTGTAGACGAGGGAGTCACCGTGCTCGACGTACGCACGGCGGGCGAATTCGCGGCCGGGCACGTCCCCGGCGCGGTAAACATCCCTATCGACCAGCTCTCCACAGGTCTGGGCGCGCTCGACAACTCTAAGCCGGTAGCCGTGTATTGTGCCACGGGGGCACGCTCCTCGCAGGCCCTGAGTGTGCTCCAGGCGGCCGGGTTCGCCACGGTCTATCACCTGGCACAAGGAATCTTGACCTGGGATGGCCCGGTCGAGCGTGGCGAGAGTCTGGCGGCGACATCGACTCCACAGGCGACGAGCACACCTGTGCTCTATGAGTTCTTCACTGACTGGTGA